Proteins encoded together in one Solanum lycopersicum chromosome 7, SLM_r2.1 window:
- the LOC101264034 gene encoding actin-related protein 8 gives MAMLLRKVWESVSTRSTSSNSTSTSISTVNSMDRFDQMMMYIQTASTGEFDRIPLDIFIQILKILGPKESAKLTSVCKSWKYIVSDNRLWIYFLQNHHEPWDSTFFSETHLRSGPLRTFPNSVPELSFMSIYGQRAQVPGAIIIDGGSGYCKFGWSKYSAPSGRSATFLEFGNIESPMYSRLRHFFSTIYTRMQVKTSTQPIIVSIPICHYDDTESDKAARTQLKDAIHSALFDMNVPAVCAVNQAVLALFAARKVSGIVVNIGFNQTSIVPILYGKVMHQVGVEVVGIGALKLTGFLKEQMQQKNIYFGSLYTVRTLKENLCYIALDYEAELSKDTNASFQIGSEGCFTLSEERFKTGEILFQPRIAGVRAMGLQNAVALCMEHCHDAELMVDDSWYKTVVLAGGSACLPGLAERLEKEVCELLPPCMSNGIRVLPPPYGVDSAWYGAKLIGNLSTFPSSWCVMKKQFRHRSRRKFMW, from the exons ATGGCTATGTTGTTGCGCAAGGTATGGGAATCCGTATCTACTCGTTCCACTTCGAGCAATTCCACCTCAACTTCGATCTCGACTGTCAATTCCATGGATCGGTTCGACCAGATGATGATGTATATACAGACGGCGTCCACCGGAGAATTTGATCGGATTCCGTTAGatattttcattcaaattttgaagattttaggGCCAAAAGAGTCTGCTAAGCTGACTTCTGTATGTAAATCCTGGAAATACATTGTTTCCGATAATCGCCTATGGATTTACTTTCTTCAGAATCACCATGAGCCTTGGGATTCTACTTTTTTCTCTGAAACTCACTTGAGATCTGGACCTCTTAG GACGTTTCCAAATTCAGTACCAGAATTGTCATTCATGAGTATTTATGGTCAACGTGCTCAAGTGCCCGGTGCTATTATTATTGATG GTGGGTCTGGCTATTGCAAATTTGGTTGGAGTAAGTATAGTGCTCCGTCAGGGAGATCAGCGACATTTTTG GAGTTTGGCAACATTGAATCTCCAATGTATTCTAGATTGAGACACTTCTTTTCAACGATATACACCAG GATGCAGGTGAAAACTTCAACACAGCCGATCATTGTGTCCATTCCGATTTGCCATTATGATG ATACTGAATCTGATAAAGCAGCTAGAACGCAGTTAAAAGACGCGATCCATTCTGCATTATTTGACATGAATGTTCCTGCTGTTTGTGCTGTCAACCAG GCTGTTTTAGCTTTATTTGCTGCAAGGAAAGTTTCAGGAATAGTAGTCAACATTGGGTTTAACCAGACATCTATTGTTCCAA TTCTCTACGGTAAAGTCATGCACCAAGTAGGTGTGGAAGTTGTGGGAATTGGAGCATTGAAGCTTACAGGATTCCTTAAGGAGCAGATGCAACagaagaatatttattttgggtCACTTTACACTGTGCGGACTCTGAAAGAG AACCTTTGTTATATTGCACTTGATTATGAAGCTGAACTATCCAAAGATACCAACGCATCTTTTCAGATCGGGTCTGAAGGTTGCTTTACACTTTCAGAAGAGCGCTTTAAAACAGGAGAGATTTTGTTCCAGCCTCGCATTGCAGGAGT GCGTGCTATGGGTTTACAGAATGCTGTGGCGCTGTGCATGGAGCACTGCCATGACGCTGAATTAATGGTTGATGATAGCTGGTACAAAACAGTAGTTTTGGCTGGGGGAAGTGCATGTTTGCCTGGATTAGCAG AAAGATTAGAGAAGGAAGTGTGTGAACTTCTTCCTCCATGCATGAGTAATGGAATCAGAGTACTTCCTCCCCCATATGGCGTAGATTCTGCTTGGTATGGGGCTAAGCTGATTGGCAAT TTGAGCACCTTCCCCAGTTCCTGGTGTGTGATGAAAAAGCAATTTCGTCATAGGTCGAGACGCAAGTTTATGTGGTGA
- the LOC101259557 gene encoding uncharacterized WD repeat-containing protein C2A9.03-like, whose translation MLVDSRSGVVVSSLSGHVDSSYASAWHPDGQTFATGNEDNTCRIWDIRNLSKSVTVLNDTFGPIMSIRYTSDGRYMAMAEYEDLVHIFDVKSGYVVEQEIDFFGEITGMSFSPDTESLFIGVSYSGLLEFRRRHNYSYLDTMI comes from the exons ATGTTGGTTGACTCCAGGAGTGGAGTG GTTGTTTCTTCTCTGTCTGGACATGTGGACTCCTCGTATGCATCAGCGTGGCATCCTGATGGCCAAACATTTGCAACTGGGAATGAGGATAACACATGCAGAATATGGGATATCCGGAACCTGTCCAAGTCAGTCACTGTGTTGAACGATACATTTGGACCTATTATGTCAATTCGCTACACGTCTGATGGCAGATATATGGCTATGGCAGAGTATGAAGATCTTGTGCACATTTTCGATGTAAAAAGTGGATATGTGGTGGAACAAGAAATTGATTTCTTCGGTGAGATAACAGGAATGTCTTTTAGTCCCGATACAGAGTCCCTTTTCATAGGTGTCTCATACAGTGGCCTCCTTGAGTTTAGACGACGACACAACTATTCATATCTTGATACAATGATATGA
- the LOC101259269 gene encoding uncharacterized WD repeat-containing protein C2A9.03-like yields MSHQQGDDEMEELDDFIDEFEGIDLDGFDSDVNERQCIDLDGFGSDVDDFLDVELSDVESYVDDLDETDMTYRSMKDISAADVRNGRDIQGIPWERATVTRERRRQRRLTEYQNYENIPPSDATPDKESKTTKKDGLYYNFRYNACSVIPTFSHTQLRNMISATSKHDVYLLSHFSLMHWSSLTCVKTEILDLSGHVAPCEKHPESHSEGFTHTEVSTLAVKDKLLVAGGVEGELIVKYLDKPGVCFCSQPTYDDDTITNSIEIKNTVSGAVHFFTSNNDCGVRDFDMETFRLFNHFHLPWPVNHTSVSPDCRLLLVVGDDPDGMLIDSRNGMALAILPGHVDYSFASAWHPDGRTFATGNQDKTCRIWDCRNLSKSVTVLTGNLGAIRSISYTSDGRFMAMVESADFVHVLDVKSGYEVEQEIDFFGEISGVSFSPDTESLFIGVRNRTFGSLFEFGRRHNYSYHDAMI; encoded by the exons ATGTCCCATCAACAAGGAGATGATGAAATGGAAGAACTAGATGATTTTATTGATGAGTTTGAAGGCATAGACTTGGATGGCTTTGATTCGGATGTAAATGAAAGGCAATGCATAGACTTGGATGGGTTTGGTTCGGATGTAGATGACTTCCTAGACGTAGAATTGAGTGATGTTGAATCTTATGTAGATGACTTGGATGAAACAGACATG ACTTATAGATCAATGAAAGATATTTCGGCTGCTGACGTGAGGAATGGAAGAGATATTCAAGGGATCCCCTGGGAAAGGGCTACGGTAACCAGAGAGAGACGTAGACAAAGAAGGCTAACAGAATACCAGAACTATGAAAATATTCCTCCATCTGATGCAACACCAGATAAG GAGAGCAAAACCACAAAGAAAGACGGTTTATACTATAATTTCAGATATAATGCATGTTCCGTTATACCAACGTTCTCTCACACTCAA CTGAGGAATATGATCTCAGCAACTTCTAAGCACGATGTGTACCTGCTATCACATTTTTCGCTCATGCATTGGTCATCATTGACCTGCGTGAAAACTGAAATTCTCGATTTATCAGGGCATGTAGCACCATGTGAG AAACATCCTGAAAGCCATTCAGAGGGATTTACACACACCGAAGTAAGCACTCTCGCTGTGAAAGATAAGTTGCTTGTTGCTGGTGGAGTAGAAGGAGAACTTATCGTCAAG TATTTAGATAAGCCTGGAGTTTGCTTTTGTTCTCAACCAACGTATGATGATGATACCATTaccaattcaattgaaattaaaaacaCTGTCAG TGGTGCAGTTCATTTTTTCACTTCAAATAATGATTGTGGAGTTAGAGATTTCGATATGGAGACATTTCGACTGTTTAACCATTTCCATTTACCCTGGCCAGTGAAT CATACATCAGTCAGCCCTGATTGTAGGCTTCTCCTAGTAGTTGGGGATGATCCGGATGGAATGTTGATTGACTCCAGGAATGGAATG GCTCTTGCTATTTTGCCTGGACATGTGGACTACTCATTTGCATCAGCGTGGCATCCTGATGGCCGAACTTTTGCAACTGGGAACCAGGATAAAACGTGCAGAATATGGGATTGTCGGAACTTGTCCAAGTCAGTCACTGTTTTGACGGGCAACCTTGGAGCTATTCGGTCAATTAGCTACACGTCTGATGGCAGATTTATGGCTATGGTAGAGTCTGCAGATTTTGTGCATGTTTTGGATGTTAAAAGTGGATATGAGGTGGAGCAGGAAATTGATTTCTTCGGTGAGATATCAGGAGTGTCTTTTAGTCCCGATACAGAGTCCCTTTTCATTGGCGTGAGGAATCGCACATTTGGTAGCCTCTTTGAGTTTGGACGACGACACAACTATTCATACCATGATGCAATGATATGA
- the LOC101263732 gene encoding photosystem I reaction center subunit V, chloroplastic: protein MASALFSAPTFQGLRPLNKPTDSSLFLNKPIAFKPITKKPRNLAVKAELNPSVVISLSTGLSLFLGRFVFFNFQRENVAKQVPSQNGISHFEAGDVRAKEYISLLKSNDPVGFNIVDVLAWGSIGHIVAYYILATSSNGYDPSFFG from the coding sequence ATGGCATCAGCtctgttttctgcaccaacttTCCAAGGTCTCAGACCTCTCAACAAACCCACCGACTCTTCCCTCTTCCTCAACAAACCCATCGCCTTCAAACCTATCACCAAAAAACCCCGAAATCTCGCTGTGAAAGCTGAACTCAATCCATCCGTTGTCATCAGTTTGAGCACTGGGCTTTCGCTTTTCCTTGGAAGGTTCGTTTTCTTCAATTTCCAGAGAGAAAATGTAGCGAAACAGGTGCCATCTCAGAATGGAATTTCTCACTTTGAAGCTGGAGATGTTAGGGCTAAGGAATatataagtttgttaaaatcaAATGATCCAGTTGGATTCAATATTGTTGATGTGCTTGCTTGGGGATCTATTGGACATATTGTTGCTTATTATATCCTTGCTACTTCTAGCAATGGATATGATCCCAGTTTCTTTGGCtga
- the LOC101258975 gene encoding zinc finger protein ZAT9 — MGTLLINQISEKEVLGDEKDDVMGFGDEDEISKDNKRRICRVCKKVFGSGKALGGHMRIHVESRSKKEKSKPREEVDVENCNNDELVPICKVCGKVFPSMKSLFGHMRSHPEREWRGILPPHLKSNDVKKAKKTASVPGWSVTAKRGRKPNAEEEDEQLQDAVHHLMLLANGDSIESVVTGHDHTPEEELEKTNSNSLTSKAENEEFVSEELDRKKKKRKLRHLNSVHDSPASVAVTATPEKYECNTCGKSFATHQALGGHKSSHNKLRIVIENSNDSIIEEAAASSSKLLGDSKLSTTGGRIADFDLNELPSDHDNELAGNPDYFPFFSI, encoded by the coding sequence ATGGGTACGTTACTGATAAATCAGATCTCGGAAAAGGAGGTGTTAGGAGATGAGAAAGATGATGTTATGGGATTTGGAGATGAAGATGAAATTTCGAAAGATAATAAGAGGAGGATTTGTCGTGTGTGTAAGAAAGTATTTGGTTCTGGTAAAGCATTAGGAGGTCACATGAGAATTCACGTTGAGTCTCgttctaaaaaggaaaaatcaaaaCCACGTGAAGAAGTGGATGTAGAAAATTGCAATAATGATGAGTTGGTACCAATTTGTAAAGTCTGTGGTAAGGTTTTTCCATCGATGAAATCGTTGTTTGGGCATATGAGATCTCATCCTGAACGGGAATGGAGAGGAATTCTTCCTCCTCATTTGAAATCTAACGATGTAAAAAAAGCGAAAAAAACAGCTTCTGTACCTGGATGGTCAGTTACAGCTAAGCGAGGGAGAAAGCCCAAtgctgaagaagaagatgaacaatTGCAGGATGCTGTTCATCACCTTATGCTGCTCGCAAACGGAGATTCAATCGAGTCTGTTGTTACTGGACATGATCATACTCCTGAAGAAGAATTGGAGAAAACGAACAGTAATTCTCTTACTTCCAAAGCTGAAAATGAGGAATTTGTTTCTGAAGAATTGGAtaggaagaaaaagaagaggaagttgAGGCATCTGAATTCTGTACATGATAGTCCAGCTTCAGTTGCAGTTACAGCAACGCCTGAAAAATACGAGTGCAACACTTGTGGGAAAAGCTTCGCAACTCATCAAGCACTTGGTGGACATAAATCAAGTCACAATAAGTTGAGAATCGTAATCGAAAATTCCAACGATTCAATCATTGAAGAAGCAGCTGCTAGCAGCTCAAAGTTGTTGGGTGATAGCAAATTATCAACCACTGGAGGAAGAATTGCGGATTTTGATCTCAATGAATTGCCCTCTGATCATGACAATGAACTTGCTGGTAATCCTGATTACTTTccctttttttctatttaa
- the LOC101263435 gene encoding WPP domain-interacting protein 2, protein MDLEEQNTANNKEMITPPIFENANQSKVESSDGSSPPGDNSSNNNLDDVKGKGIDIKEVEDYSTPLVKSSPITKGFGLKKWKRMKRDAQRQDGDSSVNSGKLLKRGLASEFANAEKPATFAVGRIQKSDGSVSSTNAVFMNPGVLSDGFGVIGDSGLAMGPNFIAVSESENSEDRSSRSSTAASAPKARYEAPVHLGYPSDKHWLRSLSGKSLSTSAQKPHQRKGRAETCKKPRGERVKIEKENSHSSMESDSRSSNFLFMQGDFATSNGTKGERSMNYDEESSDEAQDRERPIGEELGAGLERGNDRESENVSKEDLAAESPWDVNEEKSENHGSSTDHEPLTESIFNFHAAQEALASEIQKFKEIGKDTNFGHSLEDVGIPSNFTSDDSDFPRSSTSVLSQNRDGAQSSLNSLESEVYSLKQNILLLQNQVQEAADLAKSKEARVTELEAILSSSSKSEEETTEGEFESLFRLKIEAEVQYVALSTTAQKLRSAAVYQLTLLEEQKTLASEQAQMVHVLGDAEAKAVVLKTQTKKLETYCEDLASTAEKLKLQKKVCKYSSCFFIQLVLLAVVVGLFLMQISPDHAELVPT, encoded by the exons ATGGACTTGGAAGAACAAAATACAGCTAATAATAAGGAAATGATCACACCACCAATATTTGAAAATGCTAATCAAAGCAAGGTAGAAAGTAGTGATGGGTCTAGTCCTCCTGGGGATAATAGCAGTAATAATAATTTGGATGATGTGAAAGGCAAGGGAATTGACATTAAAGAGGTTGAGGATTATTCAACTCCCCTGGTGAAATCCTCTCCAATAACTAAGGGGTTTGGGTtgaaaaaatggaaaaggaTGAAGCGGGATGCGCAGCGCCAGGATGGGGATAGTAGTGTTAACAGCGGTAAGCTGTTGAAACGGGGTTTGGCGAGTGAGTTTGCTAATGCAGAAAAACCTGCAACTTTTGCTGTGGGAAGGATCCAAAAAAGTGATGGATCTGTTTCATCAACGAATGCAGTATTCATGAATCCTGGAGTTCTGAGTGATGGATTTGGTGTAATAGGTGACTCTGGTTTGGCTATGGGGCCTAATTTTATTGCTGTATCGGAATCAGAGAACAGCGAGGATCGGAGTAGTAGGTCTTCTACTGCAGCTAGTGCTCCAAAGGCAAGGTATGAAGCACCTGTGCACCTTGGTTATCCATCTGACAAGCATTGGTTGAGGAGTTTGAGTGGGAAGAGCTTGAGCACATCAGCTCAGAAACCACATCAGAGAAAAGGTCGGGCTGAAACTTGTAAAAAGCCTAGAGGAGAAAGGGTCAAAATCGAGAAGGAAAACTCTCATTCCAGCATGGAATCTGACTCGCGAAGCTCTAATTTCCTCTTTATGCAGGGTGACTTTGCTACAAGTAATGGTACAAAAGGTGAAAGGTCAATGAACTATGATGAAGAATCCAGTGATGAAGCTCAGGACAGAGAAAGGCCAATTGGTGAGGAACTTGGGGCTGGTCTCGAGAGAGGGAATGATAGGGAGTCTGAAAATGTGTCAAAAGAAGATCTAGCTGCTGAATCTCCGTGGGATGTTAATGAAGAGAAGAGTGAGAATCACGGTTCATCCACTGATCACGAGCCTCTAACGGAATCTATCTTCAACTTCCATGCTGCTCAAGAAGCTCTTGCTAGTG AAATTCAGAAATTCAAAGAAATAGGGAAAGATACTAACTTTGGTCATTCACTTGAGGATGTTGGTATACCTTCAAATTTCACGTCAGATGACTCAGATTTTCCTAGATCAAGCACATCCGTGCTGTCACAGAACAGAGATGGTGCTCAAAGTTCTCTTAACTCCTTGGAGTCTGAAGTGTATAGCCTAAAGCAGAATATATTACTGTTGCAAAACCAGGTTCAGGAGGCAGCTGACCTGGCTAAATCCAAGGAAGCAAGAGTTACTGAACTTGAAGCCATTTTAAGTAGTAGCTCAAAGAGTGAAGAAGAGACTACTGAAGGTGAGTTCGAGAGTCTCTTCAGACTGAAAATTGAAGCTGAAGTTCAGTATGTGGCATTGTCAACAACAGCACAAAAGTTGAGAAGTGCAGCAGTATATCAACTTACCCTCTTGGAAGAACAGAAGACACTAGCTTCAGAACAAGCACAGATGGTGCACGTGCTAGGAGATGCCGAAGCAAAGGCTGTAGTGCTCAAGACACAAACCAAGAAGTTGGAAACTTACTGTGAAGATTTAGCAAGCACTGCCGAAAAGCTAAAGCTACAGAAGAAAGTCTGTAAGTACAGTTCGTGTTTTTTCATACAGTTGGTGTTGTTGGCTGTTGTTGTTGGACTGTTTCTGATGCAGATATCTCCTGATCATGCTGAACTTGTACCCACCTAA
- the LOC101258676 gene encoding uncharacterized protein — MDEVEIPVVDTQSLTIKIANSGQQKLTATSSAYNSPSLISPPSSAFVSALQSPYISPRATLVPNSNQETPIVPLTSVVHPSPPVSYCGSQSDDVPSTSYTPPPERYDFSDDPTDTKLKIVTCVPVSGPETDPRISFSFPVPRISFAKGSVSPASNAKLRSCDVYIGFHGQNPNLVRFCKWLKSELELQGIACFIADRAKYADNQSHEIADKVICSVTFGVIVVTGCSFSNHHSLEEIRFFAQKKNLIPLFFNTDANEIASLFNHNGDTKKCKEALDVILKCHEFRLETDESNWRSCVSKAAGILRAKLGRKSVVEKCTEGFEELPFPRNKSFVGREKEIIDIETTLFGCGDSFEQESVVPSAKGGTPGQSEGLADDESEAVVGRGKYINLELGKNKETNKEAWVERNSLKRPKYRKSRSGKDKNLSMSVVCINGLAGVGKTDLALEFAYRYSQRYKMVLWVGGEARYFRQNILNLSLNLGLDVSADAEKERGRIRSFDEQESEAFKRVKREMFRDMPYLLIIDNLETEKEWWEGKDLHDLIPTNTGGTHVIITTQLSRVMNFDPLQLQPLSTPNAMILIRGRRKKEYQAGEVEFLHKFDEKLGRSSFGLWVVGSLLSELAILPSALFEAVNQVPVEETASCSNLSIPHQQFCRDNPFLMKTLVFCTALLQQSNDSRDSVASRMLQVGAWFAPAPISVNLLAAAAKKIPVNRNRFKKWTKCMKVALCFYSGQCLTSQAWKSEEESALLLVKLGLARKANRQTGCWIQFHPITQIFAKRKDGLVAAKANIQGARKLGNPVTDSDHLWACAFLVFGFKSEPPVVQLKAMDMVFFIRKTALPLAISAFTTFSRCNSALELLKVCTNVLEEAEKSFVSQIQDWCHGSLCWKKKLQSNQRVDEYVWQEVTLLKATLLETRAKLLLRGGHFDSGEDLCRTCISIRTVMLGHNHAQTLAAQQTLANLVRMRSKI; from the coding sequence ATGGATGAAGTGGAAATTCCTGTTGTTGATACTCAATCCCTTACTATCAAGATTGCAAATTCAGGTCAGCAGAAATTGACAGCAACATCATCTGCATATAACTCACCTTCTCTCATTTCTCCTCCATCTTCTGCATTTGTTTCAGCATTACAATCACCTTACATTTCTCCAAGAGCCACTTTAGTTCCAAATTCAAATCAAGAAACTCCCATTGTTCCTCTTACCTCAGTTGTCCATCCATCCCCACCAGTCTCATACTGCGGCTCGCAATCTGATGATGTTCCCAGCACCTCCTACACTCCACCACCAGAAAGATATGATTTTTCTGATGATCCTACAGACACAAAGCTCAAGATTGTCACCTGTGTCCCAGTTTCAGGACCGGAAACCGATCCCAGGATATCATTTTCTTTCCCTGTCCCTCGAATTTCGTTTGCCAAGGGGTCGGTTTCACCTGCTTCCAATGCTAAACTTAGGAGCTGTGATGTGTATATAGGATTCCATGGTCAGAACCCGAATTTAGTACGCTTCTGTAAGTGGCTCAAATCAGAACTTGAGCTTCAGGGAATTGCTTGTTTTATTGCTGATAGAGCAAAGTATGCAGATAATCAGAGCCATGAGATTGCTGACAAAGTTATATGCTCAGTCACCTTTGGTGTCATAGTTGTCACTGGTTGTAGCTTCTCCAACCATCATAGCTTGGAGGAAATAAGATTCTTCGCGCAAAAGAAGAACTTGATTCCTTTGTTCTTTAACACAGATGCCAACGAAATTGCTAGTCTTTTTAACCACAATGGTGATACCAAGAAATGTAAAGAGGCACTGGATGTAATACTAAAGTGCCATGAGTTTAGATTGGAGACAGATGAGAGTAATTGGAGATCTTGTGTGTCGAAAGCAGCTGGGATATTAAGGGCCAAGCTTGGTAGGAAAAGTGTTGTAGAAAAGTGTACAGAAGGTTTTGAAGAGTTGCCCTTCCCAAGGAATAAAAGTTTTGTGGGAAGAGAGAAGGAAATTATCGATATAGAGACGACTCTTTTTGGCTGTGGCGATTCTTTCGAGCAAGAAAGTGTTGTCCCGAGTGCCAAAGGAGGAACACCAGGACAATCTGAAGGTCTGGCTGATGATGAAAGTGAAGCTGTTGTTGGCAGAGGCAAATACATAAATCTAGAGCTAGGAAAGAACAAGGAAACAAATAAAGAAGCTTGGGTTGAACGAAATTCGCTGAAGAGACCCAAGTACAGAAAATCAAGAAGTGGTAAGGATAAGAACTTGAGTATGAGTGTTGTATGCATAAATGGGTTGGCTGGTGTTGGAAAAACGGACCTCGCTTTGGAATTCGCTTACAGGTATTCACAGAGATACAAGATGGTCTTGTGGGTAGGGGGTGAAGCTCGCTATTTTCGACAGAACATATTGAACTTGTCTTTAAATTTGGGACTGGATGTGAGTGCAGATGCAGAGAAGGAAAGAGGGAGGATAAGGAGTTTTGATGAGCAAGAATCAGAAGCATTCAAGAGAGTTAAAAGGGAGATGTTCCGCGACATGCCATATTTACTAATTATAGACAATTTAGAGACTGAGAAGGAGTGGTGGGAAGGGAAGGATCTTCATGATTTGATACCAACTAACACTGGTGGTACCCATGTAATTATCACAACACAACTCAGCCGGGTAATGAACTTTGATCCGTTGCAGCTGCAGCCATTGTCCACACCTAATGCCATGATATTGATAAGGGGAAGACGTAAAAAGGAGTATCAGGCTGGTGAGGTAGAATTCCTCCATAAATTTGATGAGAAATTGGGAAGGTCTAGTTTTGGTCTGTGGGTGGTTGGGTCGTTGCTATCGGAGCTTGCAATACTGCCATCTGCTCTATTCGAAGCTGTGAATCAGGTTCCAGTTGAAGAAACTGCAAGTTGCTCTAATCTATCCATTCCACATCAACAATTCTGTAGAGAcaatccatttttaatgaaaacaTTGGTTTTTTGTACAGCCCTCTTGCAGCAAAGCAACGATAGCAGGGACTCTGTTGCTTCAAGAATGCTTCAGGTAGGAGCATGGTTTGCTCCAGCACCCATCTCGGTGAATTTACTGGCAGCAGCTGCAAAGAAAATTCCTGTAAACAGAAACAGGTTCAAAAAGTGGACTAAATGCATGAAAGTTGCTCTATGCTTCTACTCAGGCCAGTGCCTGACAAGCCAAGCATGGAAGAGCGAAGAGGAATCAGCACTGCTACTAGTAAAACTTGGTTTGGCACGAAAAGCCAACAGGCAAACAGGATGCTGGATCCAATTCCATCCCATCACACAGATTTTTGCGAAAAGGAAAGATGGACTAGTTGCTGCTAAAGCCAATATTCAAGGTGCAAGGAAACTTGGAAACCCGGTAACAGATTCTGACCATCTTTGGGCATGTGCTTTCCTTGTGTTTGGTTTCAAGTCTGAACCACCAGTTGTTCAGCTCAAGGCGATGGACATGGTTTTCTTCATCAGAAAAACAGCTCTTCCTTTGGCAATCAGCGCTTTCACAACATTCTCACGATGCAACTCGGCCTTAGAACTCTTGAAGGTCTGCACAAATGTGCTCGAAGAAGCAGAGAAGTCATTTGTTTCTCAAATACAGGATTGGTGCCACGGATCTCTCTGCTGGAAAAAGAAGCTGCAATCTAACCAAAGAGTGGACGAGTACGTTTGGCAAGAGGTGACATTATTGAAAGCTACCCTACTGGAAACTAGAGCAAAGCTGCTACTAAGAGGAGGTCATTTTGATAGCGGAGAGGATCTTTGCAGAACCTGCATTAGTATCCGAACTGTAATGCTGGGACATAACCATGCTCAAACTTTGGCTGCTCAACAAACCTTAGCCAACTTAGTAAGGATGAGGAGCAAAATATGA
- the LOC101258389 gene encoding PRA1 family protein G2, whose translation MPSPPTSVTTATYTTIPIAGGDVINRSVQNIYTFLSRSRPWPEFIAGASAVDIPTSFSDAAIRVRRNLKYFSVNYAILISACAACSLIGTPILLIFFCLIFASWLIFLFFREDPMVVLGHQVSDLAVISGLATVSAIVVWYTGILNSLMIGIMMGVLLSVIHGSLRNPEGLFVDEDDAVSSGLISNAERGSLH comes from the coding sequence atgccatcaccgccgaCCTCCGTCACCACGGCCACCTACACCACCATCCCGATCgccggcggtgatgtcatcaaCCGGTCCGTTCAAAATATATACACTTTCCTTTCCCGAAGTCGACCATGGCCGGAATTTATCGCCGGCGCAAGCGCCGTTGACATTCCGACATCCTTCTCCGATGCTGCAATTCGCGTCCGCAGGAACTTGAAGTACTTCTCCGTTAATTATGCTATTCTCATCTCTGCTTGCGCAGCTTGTTCACTCATCGGAACAccaattttattgattttcttctGTTTGATTTTTGCGTCGTGGttgatttttctcttcttccGGGAGGATCCTATGGTTGTTCTAGGGCATCAAGTTAGCGATCTAGCTGTGATTTCCGGTCTGGCGACTGTTTCTGCCATTGTTGTTTGGTATACCGGAATTTTGAACAGTTTGATGATTGGTATAATGATGGGAGTTTTGTTATCAGTGATTCATGGAAGTTTGAGGAATCCAGAAGGGTTGTTTGTTGATGAAGACGACGCCGTTTCTTCTGGATTGATTTCAAATGCTGAAAGAGGATCATTACACTGA